Proteins from a single region of Allocatelliglobosispora scoriae:
- a CDS encoding malonic semialdehyde reductase encodes MTLTVDDDLLLALGREAQDLLFRNARTANTFTDEPVDEEQVRAIHELVRLAPTALNAQPLRTLLVRSDAARMRLLAHVSDGNRAKTATAPLVAVLAADTEFHENLPELYPRRPKAREWFTDPAYREAQAKFNATLQIGYFLIGVRAAGLAAGPMAGFDNAGVDREFFPDGRHRSLLLVNIGRPGPDAWDERLPRLGFDETVWTI; translated from the coding sequence ATGACCCTCACTGTCGATGACGATCTTCTGCTCGCGCTCGGGCGTGAGGCACAGGATCTGCTCTTCCGCAACGCGCGCACCGCCAACACCTTCACCGACGAACCCGTCGACGAGGAGCAGGTGCGGGCGATCCACGAGCTCGTCCGGCTCGCGCCGACGGCGTTGAACGCCCAGCCGCTGCGTACGCTGCTGGTGCGCTCCGACGCTGCCCGGATGCGGCTCCTGGCGCACGTCTCCGACGGCAACCGGGCCAAGACCGCCACGGCGCCCCTCGTCGCGGTGCTCGCCGCCGACACCGAGTTCCACGAGAACCTGCCCGAGCTCTATCCCCGGCGGCCCAAGGCGCGGGAGTGGTTCACCGATCCGGCCTATCGGGAGGCGCAGGCGAAGTTCAACGCCACCCTGCAGATCGGGTATTTCCTGATCGGCGTGCGCGCCGCCGGGCTGGCGGCGGGGCCGATGGCCGGCTTCGACAACGCCGGGGTGGACCGGGAGTTCTTCCCGGACGGCCGGCACCGGTCGCTGCTGCTGGTCAACATCGGTCGTCCCGGCCCGGACGCGTGGGACGAGCGGCTGCCCCGCCTGGGCTTCGACGAGACGGTCTGGACGATCTGA
- a CDS encoding VOC family protein, giving the protein MTSRVRELRLVVTAADYDAALRFYRDVLGLDERAAFSSPGGRVTILEAGRATLEIADPSHAAYIDEVEVGRRVAGHLRVAFEVADAPGVTAELVEAGAELVAEPTVTPWNSLNSRLEAPGGLQLTLFAELG; this is encoded by the coding sequence ATGACTTCACGGGTACGCGAATTGCGGCTGGTGGTGACCGCTGCCGACTATGACGCGGCGCTGCGGTTCTATCGGGATGTGCTGGGGTTGGACGAGCGGGCGGCCTTCTCCTCGCCGGGCGGCCGGGTGACGATCCTGGAGGCCGGGCGGGCGACGTTGGAGATCGCCGACCCGTCGCACGCCGCCTATATCGACGAGGTGGAGGTGGGGCGCCGGGTGGCGGGGCACCTGCGGGTGGCGTTCGAGGTGGCTGACGCGCCCGGGGTCACGGCGGAGCTGGTCGAGGCGGGTGCGGAGCTGGTCGCCGAGCCGACGGTGACGCCGTGGAACTCGCTCAACTCCCGGCTGGAGGCACCCGGCGGGCTTCAGCTCACGCTCTTCGCCGAGCTGGGCTGA